AGCTCGGCATAAATGGGCAATTCGCGTGaacattttctaattttttcttTAGCTACTTCCAAAATATTACCTAAAAAAATATACTCTAAGGATACCATTTTGTTTGATCCTTAAGCCATTCTTGGCAGTAGAAATACGTGACTTTCAAATTACATATTGAACTATATCATCAACACATTACTATTAGAGTTTACAATTTCTGACACGGATCTGTTAGCACGATACGACACGACCTGGTTTTTTCGTGTTTCGTGTCTTAATAGGTccgaacctgttaagacacgaatagTTATCGTGTCTTAATAGGTCCGGACCCAGTGGCGAAGCTATAAATTTTTGAGTGGGGGGTTgggatttaaatttttttttcctaacgcTATTTTTCAGGTAATATGTTTGGGACAGTGATTCGATTCGGGTCGGGTAAAAAATtagatactattattataaaaaaagtttcaatcacGACAAAACTAATTATTTGTCCAAGACAAGTAAACATTAAAAAGGAGACAAACGGTTGGTATCTAGTTCGATTCACTGAAGAAATTAGAGTTCAGTCTTTCGACCTTTAAGAACCTTGAATTCAGTGGGCTAAGTTTTTAATTAAGCAATGAGTTTTAGTTTTGGCTAAGTAATTTTGTTAgcttatgtaaaatgtaatgGATTAATTTTATTgcttagtatatataaaaaaattcacatTTAAGATGGGGGGTCGAAaccaaatatatcaaaatttttctacacgaaaacaatataccccctacatcgcaaaaaaaaaatcgaTATGTAGCTATGCCCttgtccggacctgttaagacacgatatgACACaataagacacgataagacaagtagtatatatatatggacatattaaagacatgttaaagacctgttaaagacacgttaaagacctgttaaagacacgttaagaacacattaagacacgataagatacATTATCAGGTCCcttaacaggtcccttatcgtgtaacttttaacaagtctTTTAACAGGTCCTTTATCGTGTAACCTGTTAAAAATCGTGTCATGTTCGTATTTGGAAAAATTGACACGATTAGCTATCGTGTCGTGTTTGCGTTTAACCCTATCGTATTCGTGTTTTATCGTATCGTGTCGGACACAATATGCCAGCTCTAATTACCATCCACAATATCTATATTCGGTCGACAGACGATTAATAACCCAAGGTATAAAACAATATGCTATTTAGACAAGATAACATTAACACACGATTCGAGCCTAATTGTTAAAAGAAGAAGTATAGCACTATAGTATGTAAGAGAATTATAAATGGAGTTAAAATTTATCTTGTTAAAATAGTAAACATAATTATTTATCCatttaaagaattaattaaaCTGAATTGtgaatttttattattagtaaagtctttgaccttgggagaATTTATCTGGGCTTGAGTCTCACTTTTTACATTTGTAAGGATGAATTAATAGGGTTTTTTTGAAAGTCTTAGTTTTCAGGCATAAGTgtaaattagaaataaaattaaataaaatggcgttaaaaaagatatttttattgAAGGTCattaacattttcatttttgttatcGTGATCATCAGTTTAGATTTCATTCTTCAATCCATACCGCACTTTTGATATTGATAAACACCAAGCTTTTGTTTATCCTGTTTATGACACTAAGCTTCTCACTAATTATCAACTTTAGTCCTACAAGTCACTACACCACGATAAGTACAAGACATTACATGTTCCATAAGATTGATCTATTTAACATCAACCCCAATCTAATTTTGGTTAAGTTTgtttcaaaatgattaatgttGAACAATTAAGTAAATGATTGATTTTGCTATTGTATAGTTACAAATCCAGCTTAATCTaatcaaaaattaatttattaaatcatctcaatatgtctcagctaataatgacaatgacgaATCTataattattgtactacaacttgcaaagtataacaattataacgtatatcttcaaaaatattaacttatatgacttaaatgtataaagatctaatattgataatatcataaacccgtgtcagtgttggacacggatATAAAATCTAGTATGAACATATACCAAAATTTCTTCTATACTAGTTTTGAAAATATCAATTTAAGTTGGTAGttacaaattattttaaaaccatgtaaaaaatatgtatgattaattaaaaaggTCCGGATATAGCCCAAACATGTAAACCCAAACTTCTCACTAACATGATCCTCAGCAGCCCAATAACCAAACGAcctcatacaaaattacaaatttaattcaacaaataaatatatacaaaaactccCTTTTTTTTCATCCAACAAATTTGATTGAGCcagattattataattataattataattgtaaTATCTTATAATTATAACGACGTATAACAATTTTACAAAGTTAATTCAGTTTTTCTCCATATAATTAAGGTTTGTGCTAcattatttattgatttatatattctGTATTTACAATTTAATTTCGTTTATTTAATGTTTCTGTTAATTCTAgggttttataattattattgttgttagtTTTTGCATAGTAAACTTATTTCGTGTTGGTTTTCGGAACGGTTGGGTATTCGGTTAGCTTATTATTATCTGTTTATTATTAGTGGCATAAGatattaatgtaattatcaTTCTTATGATATAATAATGCATGTATAGTTCTAATTAATGGCATGTTTTTAGGGTAATATTAGATAGATGTCGAGGAACCGTTATCCCCGTGATGTACACGAAACAAGGCATGGTTATCCGCCGGTAGGGCCGCCACACGAAACACGGCATGGTTATCCGCCGGTAGGTCCACCTTCTCGTGGCCTGATAGCTCGTCCTATGCCACCTCATCCTGCTATATTAGAGGAAGAACTAGAAATGCAGCATCATGAAATCCGGAGGCTGTTGAGTGAAAATAGGAAGTTAGTTGAAGACCGAGTTGCTCTGCAACGAGAATTAGGTGCTGCAAGGGAAGAACTAAGACGGATGAATAATGCGGTAGGTGATATTCAAGTGGAAACTGAAAGGAGTTCGAGGCAGCTTATTGAAAAGGGTTTGAAACTAGAAGCTGATCTTCGTGCTAGCGAGCCTTTGAAAAAGGAGGCTGCGCAACTTCATTCAGAAGTCAAGAGATTAAGCTCCATAAGGCACGATCTTACTGGGAAGGTCCAAATGCTGAAAAAAGAACTTGCAAAATTGCAAATAGATAACGACCAACTTCCCGGTTTGAGAGTAGAGCACGAGAAAGTACTTCAGGAGCTTATGCATGCCAGGTGTTTATATCCTTGGTATCTTGAAATTTAAATGccaaatttatgaaatatttaCTAACGGAATTCTTTTAACTAACGTTATCTTGTATCTTGCAGAGATGCTATTGATTATGAGAAGAAAGGAGGTATAGAACTGATGGAACAAAGACAAGCAATGGAGAAGAACTTGGTTTCTATGGCCCGAGAAGTGGAGAAGCTCCGTGCAGAACTTACAAATACGGATGTTGGACCTTGGATTGCTGGTATGTATCGTTACGttgttgtagtttttttttttttttttttttgttggttaaagcTACTTGCTTTGTTTGCTTACCTATGTCAGGCCACCTTAAACTGTAATTAATGCATGTATATTTTTCATACCCAATTGttcttttctctttattttgtatttttagaaataattgCAACAAATCACTCCCTTTCTACTGGCTTAGAATGTAAGTCTTTGATTTGTTTGATGTTAAGGGCTTCCAGCTTTATTATGAGCAAACCCTGTCCTTATCTTTGTATGTAATAGGAAATCTCTATATAATCCTATATATCGGCAGTGTTTTCCTTAAATAAAGTGATTCCTTGGCACACCGTGGTTTGTGCTACGGCATGTACATGTATCTGCAATCACTATTGCCAGTGCCTATTGGGTTTGAGATGTTATATGTATCAGAATGCTCACCCTAAGGAACAGCAATATTGGAGGCTGTAAGCATTAAAGTACACATTGGGCGACTTTCAACCTGCTTGAACCATTTCCTATTTAgcatcttttttatttgattCGCTAGGGATAAATCACAACTCAATCGACCCATTGCTTAAGTAAGAGGGTCAAAATTTCTAGTTCCCATCTTAATTGCTTCTTAGATGTTTCGAGAACATTGCTCACCTGTGTTAACACCGTTTCAGCCGGGTTTTTTCTTCTATCCAGTTATGAGTTTATGGTCAGGCTCCTATCTTGAATGAGACCAGAAAATGATTACAACCAACTGTGGAACTGTGTGCGCTATTTTTTAGCACATGTGCTGATATTTCCATAACTCTCTGAAGCTCATTGACTTCTAATCTGAAATCATTTTTTGTTTCCACTTGTTTTGTGTCTAAAATTACCAGCTATGAAGTCGCTAAAATTTGAAATTGATGTTATATGTAGTATTTGGGCTTTTTCTCACTAACCTTTGTTGCCTTGTAATCTAGGTGGTTCATATGGGATGCAATTTGGCAGTTCAGATGGTCGTTTTTCTTCTTATCGCGATGGATATGACACTCATCTGGTATTACTTGCTATTATCGCTTAAACTTATCCATTGCTTTGCTTGTAGTTTTTacttgaatttgttaaattgaAGTGTTTCCAGTTCTCCATTGTGCCCAACTTGCATTATGTACTGTTACTTGCAGGTAGTGAATTTCATTATTAGATAAGGTagctatactatatatatatatatatatatattggtaactATTTGATTGGGATTGTAAGATATGATTTAGtatgttttattattgtttcgttttttatttttttctaaatataggCAAGTATCCACACgcatttacatatatttacaaTCTGCACATGAGCTAGAAAGCACAACCTTTTAGTATACCTGATTTGTTATCTGAAATTAGGGTTACATAGAGCATCATTTGGAGGTATGGCTGCCTTGAGACTAAAGTGCAGGCCAGTTTTGTATTTCGTTTGTATATTCATATCTATGGATAAAGTATCATTTGTGTCATGTGACATTGCTCCTCAGGGTGCTGCTGACACGGGTTCATTTTATGGTTCAAGTTCTGCATCAAGGTCTGGGCTTGAGAAATCTCGCATCACTCGCCGTTGACATGTGGACGGCCTGTGTTCCGATCCGCAGAAAAGCATATCTTGTTCTACGTTATGTCGGAAATCCAGATTGAGTGGTAGAAGTGTATGGTTCTCCTATGTTTGCATTTAAATAAGTAATCCCTAAAATTTGAACTGTTAACTCTTTAAGCTAATGCCTTCGCAAGATTGAGTTGCTTTTCTACAACTTATGGAGATGATGATCCTCTCGTATGCCATGATTATGATGTAGTGTTTAATTACAATGAGTTGGATTATTttatggcttttttttttaatgtttaccGCATATTGTATTGTTTCCTCTGCTGTTTATTAGGCCATTACTGCTCATGCTCTAACTTGAATGGACATGCTCACATAGTTTACTGGAGCAATGATAGTAGTATACTTTATCACTACATATCTTATCTAATATGTCTGTCCTCTTGGATGAGCTGGATCGTAGAGACTCAAAACATACATTGATGGAGTGAAGTTGGTCTATAGAAAACCTATTCCAGGTATATAGATATAAGGCCTGTATTGACCTTGGATAAACctggatatatattagtacaAAGTTCTTAATATTCTAAGCTCTAAAGGAAGTGTATGAAAGTTGGAGGATAGCATCGTAGGTTGTACATTCTAGACGGACTGAAATTAAGAAACTAGCGGTTCATCAAATGATTGtgaattcatataactttctcTACAGAAGATATATCCCTATAGAAACTTTCGTTCTATATAATCTGTTTGAGGTACTGGTCTAGTGGGAAGATGGAACATAATTACAGAGAAGTATTTGGCCTGCATGGCTTAAGGACTTTGCTGGCTTGGAGATTTATAAGTTTTAGAAAATTAGGATTTGACAAGTTTAGTCTTATCTAGAAATAGCTAGTGCGCATGTTGATAGCGGATTTATAGTCTGGTAGGCATATCACTTCTAAAACTAGGTATAGATCTCCATTATATTAGTAGACTAGGTTCTTTTGTTGACATATGAGTGGGAGACTCATGAGAATTGCCGACAACACAACATGATCGACACAGATGCTCGCAAGTCCATTTCTCACTTGAGATATCAAAGTTTATAACTAACAGTCATCCTGTATTCCTGTTGTTTTTCACACAAGGTCATCTTTACTGGGATGCAAGCTCTCCTTTCTCTGTATTGTTGTGGATTACTATTTTCTGCTGCGGTGGATCACTATTGGGGTTTTCCCTTTTTATTGATGTATTATGAGTGTTGACGACTTTAGAGGGTGATTGAGACGTATCTAATAAATTCTATATTTGCTTTGTTGAGCTTTGTTGCTTTCTTTTGCGAATTGCTTTTGTTGCATACTACTTGTGCTGCAAACTtcttgtgtttgtgttttaCCACACTATTCACCAGTTAGTAAGGAGAAACTATAATCAAGTTCATATGAATAGCTTTTCGAAGAGGAAAAGTTGAAGGGTTCATATTGTCAAGATTGTtactgaagagtttgacatatCCTATTGATCTCCCTGCAGCAGTTCAGACAACAATTGTACGGTCTCGCGcttcttatttttaataatgttgtaaTATAGGTCGGTAGTCGGACATCCTCGCCACCATCTGATCCAAGACGTGCTGCTCATTTAGCATGGCTAGCTTGAAGGAAGGCTGAAATGCTGTTTGACATGGGGGTGAGTTCTTGTATGTACCTTATGATAGGGCAAGTAGTCTGTCTCAGATTTCTGGGTAATATTGGTCATTgattatatgtaaatatatctTGACTCTGAGCTATAGATCCATATAATGCCTAGGTCAAATTTATGCCTGAGTTTTTGCTCATTTAAAAACCCAGACTACTAAATATGAAATCTTTTTAGATGGTTAGTACCTTTTAGGGTAGATTTCTAGGTTTGGTCAGTTACATATATTTTCTTGTGTTgcatattattaataaaatagtgTTGTTTACTTCAATGATATTCACCACTCTACGTTATGTCCTTTGAGGTTTGATCTGcttttttaaaaaccaaataCATTCTCGAAGCCATGGAAGCTGAAGCTAGCAAAGAGAGAAATGGTGTAGATGTCAGTTTGTAGTTAGATTATCAAAGAAATTACACCTTACAGTTGGTTATAGGTCTCCTGTTTGATGTCTTGCTAGCCGATGCTGCATCTGGACAAATTTATCAAAAGAGTAGTTACCATAAGATTAGGCATAATAGACCCACCCAATAGCCCAATAGGTCTTAGAAACTGAAAATCCTGTATGGATATGGATTCATGCACGTAGAGCGAACATGGAAATGGAGTAAATACATACGAAACACAAGAACGCAAGATATATGTGGTTCAGGTTAACACTGATCTTCTTCCACTGCCAGACTAGTGAGCCTCTTACTAAGTTCACTCAGGGTTCTACAATTACACAGGGTTTCTTTATTTGTGACAACTGGGCTGAAATATCTATACGGCAGAGCATAATTTGAAGTTTCCTTTGAGACCTCCAGTGACGTACGATCGCCTTCAGGCTCCCACAAGCATATTGGTTTATAGGTTGGATGGCAATCAGACTTCACAAGACACAACTCCTCAGCAAGCTCTGGTATGCATCAGTGACCAATGTTTATCTTGCTGAGACTCAACTGGTCATCATTTATGCTAGAAATTGCTTGTACGATATGAGAAGGAGGTTATTTTTTACTACACTTTCTAATACCTTCCAATGCCTTTGAGCAGTTTACATTAGGGTAGGCATAGTGGACCCAGTAATTTCCTGCCTATGACTGGGGTTCATAGTGAGAAGACTTACTGACTTAATCATTTTAGCGTGAAATGGCACATATACGAGACAACAAGGAAATGTAAGAAGATTACATGTAAGTCAACCTTCTGATACTGGTGGCACCAAATCTGCAACCATGGCCAGATGTGGTAGGTTTATGGCCATGGATTAGACTGAAATTGTTATCTTGTTCCCTCCTTTCCTGTGGATGAAGATAATATACCTTACATCTTGGTATCCATGTGATTTATAACAAGTTGTGGAGACCAATCGAAGAGTATATCTTGGCTGAGAAGCACAAGACCTCTGTAGGTTCTTGtatgttatgttttttattgAAAGAAGGAAATATGTCAAATTTGACTAGGCATaggttttattttgattgtcaTATTCGGCTAGACATGCGGATTGTTGCCTATGGCCATAGATAGTTTGTGGAGTTTAAGTCGCTTTGTGGTTCAGTATCGATGAAATCTACCTTTTTTACCCCGAATTGTACACTGGATCTCTTTTTGACTTTTTCATGTCATGTGTATGTGTACTTTGGTCAGACTTTGGAGAGTATTGAACCATTTAATTTGTTATGCTAACAATTTTCTTAAAACTTAACTTGTAATACCTTCTCTGTTAATATTGTGTTGCAGGTGAACATGGTTCTGGGTGCTGAAAATACATTTATATCGGTTTTGGGAGTGGTAGCATGATTTATGCATGAAGTACAAATAGGTAAGATTTTAAATCCTGGCTATCACGGTTACGAAAAGAACCTTTAGGAGAAGATTGAAAGAATTGAACGCATTTCAAGGGTCTTAGTATGGTTATATTttatcaaagattaaaattatcCTTGAAAACTGACACTCAAATATAATTTGGGGTCAAACTGAACAACTTCCAAGTTCTCTCATTTTTGAATTccttgaaaattaaatataaggGGAAATGATAGAGAATAGTACAATGCGGAGTATCTAACTTTGTTTAGAAGCGTTTTTCctttatatttgattttcaaatataaattgTGGTCAAACTGAACCAAATAGCAGTTTGTTTGAAGTAAAGTAATTGCTTGGTTTTGGATGCACTACGTTGTCATATTAATTCAAAGGTGTTGTTTTCCTGCAAGTATACTTTGAGAATCCACGATTGACTGTGCATAAATAGTTTTGCGAAAGTACTTCTAAATCAATGCTCCACTCTTTGTGATCAAGTGCTAAAACTCATAATGACTAATTCTAGTTCAAGAGGCTACATAGTGATAATTTTTCACTATCCTTAGAAAACAAGGGactacttaatatatatatatatatatatatatgtatatgcacaAAAGCATTGAATTTAGGGACCATTAAGAAATACCCTAGGACCATGTGGTAAAGCCGTAAAGGACAGACTGGTAGGacacttttatattttatctcaaGCCTCAAGGATTGGCTATAAACAGAAGTGAGCATTGATGAATTGCATGTATACCTTCCCTGTgtgatgtttttgttttttttatgtgtcaTTCTTTGGTTAGAGAGCTTCCTGAAAATTGTTAATAGCTTGTTCTAGTTTTGTACAGTAACATGTAATTAGCAAAGCAAATGAATTGTCTACTTGTATGATGATTCTATTCGTTTTcatatttaaacaaaaaaaagactAATTGTCTGCTTGTACTTTGTATagtaaatcattttattcaaattACTTAGCAAAGTTCTCGATAATAATTGTTAGAATGTTCTAATTGTCATGTAGATAAAATTGTAAGAGGCATACTAGATGGAACAGGATGCAAGTTGATCAGCTAGACGCTAATACGAAGTTTGTTTAATAGAAGTTGAGGTTATAATATGTGCAACAATCGTCATTGTTGTCCCTTTTCTCACCCAAAGATCTCTTTACTTGAGGTATGTCTTACTTTTTCGTCGCTGCTTTGTCAATCaattattatgatgatgattaggttaaaattaaataaagtaaTTGCTGCTATGTACAGAATTTATTCAAGTGTGACTAGTATCGATTGGATTATCTTATACTCTATGTAGTAAATATTGGTGGTAGAACTTTAGATCGTTTCCCTTTTACTTGTGCTTTTGTGTCGGGAAAGAGGCCACCAGCATCCACATAGTCCTCAATGTTACCATCCTGTGTTACACTCACTGGGTAACTGACTAAATGGACGCCTTCCATGTCTTTGAGCTCATCACCTGAATAAATCTTCCACATCAGCTCCCCGAGTTGACGCATCATCACTACACATTCCAAACTTTCGGGATCTTGAAAAAGTTGTTCAGCTCGTCCAGTATGTTCATACCACAATGACATACGATATGCATGTATGTCTCTTCTATGCGTTTCTTTACTCTCTTCTCTTGGTTGGTAGCATCCGATTGCTATTTCAGTGTCTCGTTGCCCATCCATGGATCTCTGGTTTATGTTTGCAGATCCTATTAATACATATGTGTCGTCGACTGAGAAAAAGATAGCAAGACACCAGAAAAAGATTTAGTAACTTAATTATGAACATAGGATTCCTTTGAGATTTCAGTTGTTTATTTTGTTGAAATCTAGAAACACCTTAATATTGGAAAACCGTCATTATCAGGTGTTACCCTTTCCAACATAAGCAGCCTCTTTACACCATTGTGGTAgaggtaaggttgtctacatcttaacctccaccacacaccgtcgaggtattgggacccaaaatccgtggaagacggcattgggtgcTTACTTACCCATTCCGACATAAGATATTTATGACACAAATTGGGGTAAAACATCTCATATAAAACACAAGTGACTAAGACAGAGGTGGCAAAGTGGCCCGTTTGGTAATGTATCTGGTCTGCATTCAATTGGGTAACATATAAGCGCAAGTCAATTGGTCAAATCAGCTCAGTTCAGGTTTGGCTGATCTAGCACTTGCACATATTCTGGTAAATTGTAAATAGTTAATGTATCAATTGATtacaaatactatatatatatatatatatatatatttgaacggCTACaaatactatattaataatCTATAAGataatttatttcaaaaaaatgaATTAGGACATTGATTTGCATTTTGGACCCATTTCATTTCAAGCAAATTTCCACATTTGATCTGCTTGACCTATCTGTACGACCTGAATGGATACATTTCCATATAATTGGGTTTAATTTGCAACGTCTAAAGGTTTTCTATCATGCATATGAACATATGATTTATCTGTCTTTCATTCATGAAATACTTGTTTTGGATATGCATCTAAATAGTGTTACGAATGATAAAATCCATAAAGTTATGGAGTTAAAAAGGTTACCTATCATGAGTTTCGAATGTACATAAACCATGAATCGCCTATGTTTTTGAGCATTCCAGTATTGTGTTGCATGCTGAGGTGAATAGGGGGGGACATACTCTCCTTCCCTTTCTTCTTCCCTATTAGCAAGGCAGAAGAAGTTCAAGTAATCTTTTGGATGCCAGTTTTCACCACTATCTCGTATTGCATCTCCAATCAAACCATACATCATCTTCATTGTTTCCCGTGTCCAATGCAGTATATCCTGTACTGATTCACTTTCTGGAGCGCCTTCTGGCCACATAGGTATCAAAATATACACCGCAAATCGCTCTTTTGCTTTGATTTTATTTGCTACCTTAAGTGCAATCTCGATTGGTATCAAATTGCTGCATCCTGAGTGTTGATCTTTTTCCCATAAATGGCAACCCCCAATGAAGTATTGATTCTCGATGTATATAAATTTCTCAGCATGCCTAATTGCTTCTACATACGCTTCATGTATGCTTCGTTCTACAAAATTACTTTGCATGTGGTTCACTGACACATTGTCTATTGACCTAAACACTTGAACATTCCAATCTCGTTCCGTTGGAGTGCTTGTATTTTTAAGATCAGTTATACTGTTAACTGGAACTAGGAGAGAAGGATCAAATTGCTTTAGCCACCGCTGCTCAAAATTGTGCATTATATCCCGAGCGGCTTCTCCTGTTACACTCGCATGTGCATCATGCCATGGCTCTCTTGGCCCGCCTTTTGGGAGGCTTGCTCCAGGTATACTTGTTTGGTAGAAGTCTTGTGCTTGTGTTTCTGTGTTTAGTGTTCTAAAGAGCGAGTGTTCTTCTGTATCGTATCGTCCATCACATAAGTCTATGCCACCAATGAAACTTATTATTTCCCGTTTGCTTGAAGATGAGCATCCTCGGGTGTCTGCCGTGACAGTTTTCTGATGGTGGGTGAATATTGAAGGGAAGCTGTGGTTTAATCTCGGGCATAGTCGGCAAACCACTTTTGTGTGTTTGAAGTAGGCAAAGGTGTTCTCATCATTCGTTCCCATCACTCCTCTGTTTCTTATAATTGGCAATGAAGTCTCATCATCCCAGATCATGATCCTTACTGGTACCCCTTCTTCTGCTTTCCTTTTCAAAAGTTCACCTAGCTTTACTCCCTTTGCGTGTGGAATTTCTGTTTCAGAATCCCGAACCTGCATAGTAAATAGTTTGTCAGTTCATTACTACTGTTTCAATTTACTAAAAGTGGCGATTTGACCCATTTCTCATCAACGGGTGACTGCGTATTAGCTAATAAGGAGGTGGGTTGAAAGTCAGCCATagtctctctctctttttttttttttttgtgtaatgTATATAGCTTCCCAAGTGGCCAAGTCTatttattcaaatatatgtattattctATAATAATATCTGTGTTGTCATAGTTAACACACGAATAATCTATAGAAAAACTGAATTATCTGAGATAAGAGTTGTTTGCAGCTCAACCCAGGGTGACTTGGCCTATTTCATGCCATACGAAAAAGAATCCTTTTCAAATGGAATTTATTTTGGCCTGTTACAGTGTTACTTAATCCACCCACCTCACTTTTTTAAGGGAAAAAACTTAACCCACCCAGCCCACTTTTCGATAAGAAAAAACTTAACCCAGCCCGTACAATGTTTTCTTTTGCTTACCAGAATCATTTTTGGGTTGAAAGACCATCCtgcaatataaataaaatgtttggCACCTTCGATGGCTACAAAAATGTCTTCCCAAAGTTTTCTTGG
The sequence above is drawn from the Erigeron canadensis isolate Cc75 chromosome 4, C_canadensis_v1, whole genome shotgun sequence genome and encodes:
- the LOC122595900 gene encoding protein FLX-like 3, with the protein product MSRNRYPRDVHETRHGYPPVGPPHETRHGYPPVGPPSRGLIARPMPPHPAILEEELEMQHHEIRRLLSENRKLVEDRVALQRELGAAREELRRMNNAVGDIQVETERSSRQLIEKGLKLEADLRASEPLKKEAAQLHSEVKRLSSIRHDLTGKVQMLKKELAKLQIDNDQLPGLRVEHEKVLQELMHARDAIDYEKKGGIELMEQRQAMEKNLVSMAREVEKLRAELTNTDVGPWIAGGSYGMQFGSSDGRFSSYRDGYDTHLGAADTGSFYGSSSASRSGLEKSRITRR
- the LOC122595901 gene encoding phospholipase D alpha 4 gives rise to the protein MDGNTNILHGTLEVTIFHATPYSPPFLLNCINPTGKPAYVTIKIDDKKVASTSQESSRVWNQTLRVLCAHSINSTITITMKTTCSVLGKINIHAQQLLEKASLIDGLFPVCMENGKPHPEIKIRFMLWFKPADIEPSWRKIIDNNEFNGLREATFQQRNNCRVTLYQDSHHHLAFQPPFDICASPRKLWEDIFVAIEGAKHFIYIAGWSFNPKMILVRDSETEIPHAKGVKLGELLKRKAEEGVPVRIMIWDDETSLPIIRNRGVMGTNDENTFAYFKHTKVVCRLCPRLNHSFPSIFTHHQKTVTADTRGCSSSSKREIISFIGGIDLCDGRYDTEEHSLFRTLNTETQAQDFYQTSIPGASLPKGGPREPWHDAHASVTGEAARDIMHNFEQRWLKQFDPSLLVPVNSITDLKNTSTPTERDWNVQVFRSIDNVSVNHMQSNFVERSIHEAYVEAIRHAEKFIYIENQYFIGGCHLWEKDQHSGCSNLIPIEIALKVANKIKAKERFAVYILIPMWPEGAPESESVQDILHWTRETMKMMYGLIGDAIRDSGENWHPKDYLNFFCLANREEEREGEYVPPYSPQHATQYWNAQKHRRFMVYVHSKLMIVDDTYVLIGSANINQRSMDGQRDTEIAIGCYQPREESKETHRRDIHAYRMSLWYEHTGRAEQLFQDPESLECVVMMRQLGELMWKIYSGDELKDMEGVHLVSYPVSVTQDGNIEDYVDAGGLFPDTKAQVKGKRSKVLPPIFTT